One Lampris incognitus isolate fLamInc1 chromosome 18, fLamInc1.hap2, whole genome shotgun sequence genomic region harbors:
- the LOC130128927 gene encoding probable thiopurine S-methyltransferase isoform X1 has product MRNSFLLVLMQTVCQARSRCQANSMLAAQADRVMALGEWEERWQDDKIGFHQPHVHKMLESNIDKVLAGRTGVRFFFPLCGKAVDMKWLADMGHSVVGVEIAEKAIRQFFEENNMTYSEEPVPTIPGAKVYKSSELNISLYQCDLYSFSSSTEGQFGAIWDRGSLVAINPKDREKYASLIISLMAKDCRYLLDTLLYNPELYKGPPFFVPNDQVQRLFGNSCDVELLQSADALTDRQRGWGLDFLTENIHLIIPKSS; this is encoded by the exons ATGCGGAATTCATTTCTCTTGGTATTGATGCAGACTGTATGCCAAGCGCGGAG TCGCTGTCAGGCAAACAGCATGCTGGCAGCACAAGCGGATCGGGTTATGGCTTTGGGAGAATGGGAGGAACGCTGGCAGGACGACAAAATTGGCTTCCATCAGCCACATGTGCACAA GATGCTGGAGAGCAACATTGACAAAGTTCTCGCTGGACGGACAGGGGTTCGCTTCTTCTTCCCTCTCTGCGGGAAAGCTGTAGACATGAAGTG GCTCGCAGACATGGGCCACTCAGTGGTAGGCGTGGAGATAGCTGAGAAGGCCATCAGGCAGTTCTTTGAAGAAAACAACATGACTTACAGTGAGGAGCCTGTCCCGACCATACCTGGTGCAAAAGTTTATAAG AGCTCGGAGTTAAATATCTCCCTGTACCAATGTGACTTGTACAGTTTCTCCAG TTCAACTGAAGGACAGTTTGGGGCCATTTGGGATAGGGGATCTCTAGTGGCCATCAACCCGAAAGACAGAGAAAA GTATGCCTCTCTCATCATTTCCCTGATGGCCAAAGACTGCAGATATCTCTTGGACACTTTGCTGTACAATCCTGAACTTTACAAAG GTCCTCCCTTTTTTGTACCCAATGACCAAGTGCAGAGGCTGTTTG GGAACAGCTGTGACGTTGAGCTGCTGCAGTCAGCGGATGccctgacagacaggcagagaggctGGGGGCTGGACTTCCTGACCGAAAACATACACCTAATCATCCCAAAGAGCAGCTGA
- the LOC130128927 gene encoding probable thiopurine S-methyltransferase isoform X2 — MLAAQADRVMALGEWEERWQDDKIGFHQPHVHKMLESNIDKVLAGRTGVRFFFPLCGKAVDMKWLADMGHSVVGVEIAEKAIRQFFEENNMTYSEEPVPTIPGAKVYKSSELNISLYQCDLYSFSSSTEGQFGAIWDRGSLVAINPKDREKYASLIISLMAKDCRYLLDTLLYNPELYKGPPFFVPNDQVQRLFGNSCDVELLQSADALTDRQRGWGLDFLTENIHLIIPKSS; from the exons ATGCTGGCAGCACAAGCGGATCGGGTTATGGCTTTGGGAGAATGGGAGGAACGCTGGCAGGACGACAAAATTGGCTTCCATCAGCCACATGTGCACAA GATGCTGGAGAGCAACATTGACAAAGTTCTCGCTGGACGGACAGGGGTTCGCTTCTTCTTCCCTCTCTGCGGGAAAGCTGTAGACATGAAGTG GCTCGCAGACATGGGCCACTCAGTGGTAGGCGTGGAGATAGCTGAGAAGGCCATCAGGCAGTTCTTTGAAGAAAACAACATGACTTACAGTGAGGAGCCTGTCCCGACCATACCTGGTGCAAAAGTTTATAAG AGCTCGGAGTTAAATATCTCCCTGTACCAATGTGACTTGTACAGTTTCTCCAG TTCAACTGAAGGACAGTTTGGGGCCATTTGGGATAGGGGATCTCTAGTGGCCATCAACCCGAAAGACAGAGAAAA GTATGCCTCTCTCATCATTTCCCTGATGGCCAAAGACTGCAGATATCTCTTGGACACTTTGCTGTACAATCCTGAACTTTACAAAG GTCCTCCCTTTTTTGTACCCAATGACCAAGTGCAGAGGCTGTTTG GGAACAGCTGTGACGTTGAGCTGCTGCAGTCAGCGGATGccctgacagacaggcagagaggctGGGGGCTGGACTTCCTGACCGAAAACATACACCTAATCATCCCAAAGAGCAGCTGA